In Falsibacillus pallidus, the genomic window TGGCGGGGGGATTTACAAAATCGTGACGGGCGACGTTTCAGCCAGCGCCCATACGCCAATCGGGACACCGGTAGCCGGCATCAGCCTGTTCATTTTGCTGAGGACATTCGCATCAGGATGTTCGGCGTTGACCGGTGTGGAGGCAATCTCCAATGCCATTCCGCACTTTAAAGACCCTGCACCGAACAATGCGGCAAAAACATTGTTGGCAATGGGGGGATTATTGGCTGCGCTGTTTGCCGGTATTGTGTACTTAGCCTATTACTTGGGAACGGTGCCGAATGAAAAGGTAACGGTTGTATCGCAAATGGCGGAAGAAATTTTCGGAAGGAATGTGTTTTATTACTTTATTCAAGGGACAACTGCCTTGATATTGATTCTTGCAGCCAATACAGGCTATTCTGCCTTTCCGCTGCTCGCTGTGAACTTGGCCAAAGATAAATTCATTCCTAGGATGTTTCTGATCCGCGGCGACAGGCTTGGCTATTCGAATGGAATCATCATACTTGGATTCTTCTCCATCCTGCTCATCCTTGCTTTCCAAGCTAAGACAGAACATCTTATCCCGCTTTATGCGGTGGGGGTTTTCCTTCCGTTTACCTTGTCACAGACAGGGATGATGGTGAAATGGATGCGGGAAAAGCCGAAGGGATGGAGGCAGAAGCTTACCATCAATACGATTGGTGCTGCCATCAGTTTGATTGTCACCATCATGTTTTTCCTGACGAAATTTCCAAAGGTATGGCCGATCCTGGTTTTCCTTCCACTCATTGTGCTGCTGTTTCACAGGATCCGCCGACATTACGATGCGGTGGGGGATCAGCTCAGATTGAGTACTTGTGAACCGGCATTCAAAATCGAAGGAAATGTCATGATCGTTCCTGTTGCAGGAATGACCCATGTAGTAGAGAATTCGCTGAATTATGCGAAATCCCTTCATCCAGATCAAATAATTGCTGTGTATATTGCATTTGAGAGGGACAGTGAAAAAGAATTCGAGGAAAAATGGAAGAAGTGGCAGCCCGACATTCGTTTGGTGACCCTTCATTCACACTATCGGAGCATCATCAACCCATTGACGAAGTTTGTTGATACGGTCGAGAAAAAAGCGAAGGAAGGAAACTACAGGGTAACGGTCGTGATCCCGCAGTTCATTCCAAAAAAAGGCTGGCACAACATCCTTCACAACCAATCAAGCCTTTTGATTCGGACGTTCCTTCTGTACCGGAGAGATGTCATTGTCACCACAGTCCCTTTCCATTTGAAGAAATAATTACGAGCCGGTTCCCATTGGGGAATCGGTTTTTTCTTGCTGATCAAGGTACTTTCCCTTTTCCTGCATATTTTTTCCTGAACTGCACATTTTAATAGTATTAAAATGGTTATAGAAGGTTGAGGTTTTTAGGTTGGCATCAAAAAATCCGATTTCTTCATCTGAATTAGGGATGCTGTGGCTAACATTTCAGGAGAAGACGCTGATATTACGAGTGCTCGAATATTTTATCGAAAAAGCCGACGACCAGCAGGCGAAGAATATCATGGGTGGCCTGTGGCAGGAGCTCGATTATTATGTCAAAAAAATAAAAGACATCTTTAAAGAAGAAGGTGCTGCGATTCCGGTCGGTTTTACAAGCAAGGATGTTAACCTCAATGCCCCGAAGCTTTTTGACAATGGTTTTGACATCATGTTTCTCCGAATCCTTAAGGAAGTCAGCATGGGGATGTATACAATCAATTTAAATATGTCCTATCGGGATGACGTCATGTCTCTATATGAAGGGTTAACGACGATTACTCAGCGTGTATATAAACTATCGACTCTCTATCTCCTTGATAAAGGAATTCTAACCGTTCCGCCGCATGTCACTATGCCAAAAACAACAGACTTCATCCATGAAAAAAGTTATTTAAAAGGTTTGTTCACTCTAAGTGAAAAAAGGCCGTTAAATGATATTGAACTGGGGATCCTCCATCATGGTATCGAAACGAATAACATTGGGATGCAGCTTGTCACAGGTTTCGCACAATGTTCTGAGGATAAGGAAGTCAAAGAATATTTTGTGAAGGGGCTTGATTTGGCTAAGCAGCAGATTAAACTCTTCCAGAAAACTTTGCTGGACAGTGATGTGCAATTTTCTGCAACTTCCGGGTGCACGGTTACAACTTCGACGATCGCGCCGTTTTCCCAAAGATTGATGATGTACTGCGTGTATCTTTTGAACGGCTTCGGGCTGGTGGGCAGCGGTTTTGGAGCAATGTTCAGCTTGCGAACCGATTTAGCTTTGAATAATGCTTTGGTATCAAAGGACATTTATATGTATGCAGCGGAGGGAATAAGAATTTTGATCAAAAATGGATGGATGGAAGAGCCTCCGCAGATGGAGGATCGGAACGGATTGATAGGGGATTAGATTTGGGCTAAGCATTTTTGCTGGCCCTTTTTTTATTTTTTCCATAATTTTTACTTTAGGGTGTCCTTTTTCCTTTTGGACTTGTATATAGGAGGTAAAAAAAGGAGAATTACTTATGACGAAATGTTTAGTCCACGAAAGTCCGATTCTAGTTCTGCCCTCATTGGCTGTGAAGGCGGGGTTGAATGAAGCCATCATCCTCCAGCAGTTCCATTACTGGATTTCTTCAAGCCGGCATGAACACGAGGGAAGAAAATGGGTGTACAACACCTACGAACAATGGCAGAAGCAATTCCCTTTTTGGTCTATCAGCACAATAAGAAGGACGATTGCGAAGCTTGAAAAAGATGGCTGGATCGAGAGTAGGAATTATAATAAATCGAAATTGGATAACACGAAATGGTACAGCATTTGCTACGAAAAACTATCCGAAGTGGAAGGCATTGATGTCGAGCCTGACCACGAACTGAATCAAACTGAACAGCTCGATGAATCAAATCGGACAGACGACCTGGTCAATATGGACAAGCCATTACCAGAGAGTACTTCAGAGAATCCAGCAGAGAATTCCAAACAAGTAGAAGATGCCGCGCAGGCTGCGGATCCACTTCATTTTTTCGAGGTAAATGGGTTTGGCTATCCTGGCCATTATATTCGGGAGAAAATCACGCATTGGTGCACGGATCTATCGAAAGAGCTTGTGGTAGAAGCAATGAAAATGGCTTTAGAGCGCGGGGTGAAGAACTGGAAATACGCCGAGTGCATTCTCATCAACTGGGTGGATCAGGACATCCAGTCCCTTGAAGATGTACAAGTTTTGCAGAAAAAGCATCGAGAGAGCAAAAAGCAAAGAGTTCCTCAGCGAAAGCAGAATAAGGTACGGGTAGAAAAAATACCAGAGTGGCTGGAGAAAAAAGAAGAATACAAGCAGGAGGAAAAAGATCCAATCTTAATAGAAAAAAAGAGAAAAATGATCGAAATTCAACAGAAGTATCAAGGTAAAGAGAATCAAAGGTAGATAGATGACTTTCGCAAAACATCCAACCCACCGCAAAAAATAGTCAATCAAAGTGAAAGTTCCAGTGGCTTATTCCGTCTAATGTATAAGGGCATAGAGGGGGATAGAACGAATGTCGATACAAAAAATTGAGAGTTGGTTCCATGACTATCATCAGGATATTTATAACTTCTTGATTTATTATGTGGGATCCACCGATGTAGAAGATATGCTGCAAGAGGTTTTCATCCGGGCATTGAAAGGAATCCATACATTTCGGGGCGACAGCAATCCGAAAACGTGGCTATTTTCGATCGCCAGGAATATAGCCGTGGATGTTAAACGAAAAGAGAAAAGCGATTTTCAAAAAGTATCCGCTTTGCAAAATCAAATCGATGTGGGAAATGTGCATGCCGCTACGCCTGAGGAGGCGTTTGAATTAGATCAGCGCAAAAGTGAGCTGATTGCTGCCATCCGAACGCTGAAGCAAAATTATCAGGACGTCATTTTCCTGCGGGCACTTAAGGAGTTTTCCATTGAAGAAACGGCAGAAATCCTTGGCTGGAAAACGAATAAAGTCAGTGTGACCTATCACAGGGCCATAAAAACACTCCGAGACCATCTCATTGAAAAGGGGGGATATCCTGAATGGATCGATTTATGAAAGAAGATCAATTAGTAGTAAAAGAAATCAACAGCCTGCCACAGGGAAAAACATTGTCTGAGGAAAAACAAAGCCAGATACTTCAGGCACTGCGGCTCGAGCATGAAAAAATGGAGAAACTAAATCGTAAAAAGTCCATATTCAGATGGATTGGCAGCAGTGTATTGATCGCTGCGGCTGCTTCACTTTTCCTTGTACTCGCCCTTCAGCAAAACGATGTGAAGGATCTTGGGGAAATCAAACAGCATCATCCAGTCAAACAGGTTCCATCCCCTGCGGAAACATTCAATGACCTTTATCAAGACCATCCGGATTTCCAGCCTGTTTTCATGGATTTCGAAGGTGGCCTGTGGGCTGTGGGAGAAAAAGATGTCTATCATTTAAGTAATAGGAAATGGACGAGAGTGACGCCTAGCGGATTTTCATATAATATGAACGCCCCCGAAACTGGCAGCGCCATTTTCCTAAGTAAGGAGCGTGCTGTCATTGCTGTTCAAGATCCTGATAACTTTAAAGTGAAATTATATTCTACTCAAGACGGTGGAAAAACGTGGTCGGCTACCTCATTTGGAGAAATGATGACAAGTGTGAAAATGACTTCCATCAATGAAAACGAGATATGGCTGCTTGGCATTGGTGATGCAGGAATGGGCAGCAGCGCTCAAATTGTCTATCGCTCCTCTGATGGAGGCAAGACATGGGATAAAGTGAATGAGGAGCGAACTTCCGGAAGTAAGCTTGATATTACATTTGTTGATGAGAAAAGCGGATTCATGGCTATTCAAAGCAATTATCCCGGAGCACAGTATTTTCACACAGAGGATAGTGGGGCGACATGGGAGCGAAAAGGGCTGCCGATTTATCCTGGAATTGAACCAGAGCTGCAGCAGCCGCTTGCCAACCCAACTTTCTTTTCGAACGGAAATGGGGTATTTCCTGTACGGGGAGA contains:
- a CDS encoding APC family permease translates to MMSIMKRILIGRPLKSTELSEQKLNKTKALAILSSDALSSIAYGPEQILIALMVIGSAAFWYSIPVAVGVIILLTALILSYRQIIFAYPHGGGAYVVSKNNLGVNAGLIAGGSLLVDYILTVAVSVSAGTDAITSAFPALHSHTVEIAVIFVILITILNLRGLTESASILAYPVYLFVLAFILLIGGGIYKIVTGDVSASAHTPIGTPVAGISLFILLRTFASGCSALTGVEAISNAIPHFKDPAPNNAAKTLLAMGGLLAALFAGIVYLAYYLGTVPNEKVTVVSQMAEEIFGRNVFYYFIQGTTALILILAANTGYSAFPLLAVNLAKDKFIPRMFLIRGDRLGYSNGIIILGFFSILLILAFQAKTEHLIPLYAVGVFLPFTLSQTGMMVKWMREKPKGWRQKLTINTIGAAISLIVTIMFFLTKFPKVWPILVFLPLIVLLFHRIRRHYDAVGDQLRLSTCEPAFKIEGNVMIVPVAGMTHVVENSLNYAKSLHPDQIIAVYIAFERDSEKEFEEKWKKWQPDIRLVTLHSHYRSIINPLTKFVDTVEKKAKEGNYRVTVVIPQFIPKKGWHNILHNQSSLLIRTFLLYRRDVIVTTVPFHLKK
- a CDS encoding DUF3231 family protein, which translates into the protein MASKNPISSSELGMLWLTFQEKTLILRVLEYFIEKADDQQAKNIMGGLWQELDYYVKKIKDIFKEEGAAIPVGFTSKDVNLNAPKLFDNGFDIMFLRILKEVSMGMYTINLNMSYRDDVMSLYEGLTTITQRVYKLSTLYLLDKGILTVPPHVTMPKTTDFIHEKSYLKGLFTLSEKRPLNDIELGILHHGIETNNIGMQLVTGFAQCSEDKEVKEYFVKGLDLAKQQIKLFQKTLLDSDVQFSATSGCTVTTSTIAPFSQRLMMYCVYLLNGFGLVGSGFGAMFSLRTDLALNNALVSKDIYMYAAEGIRILIKNGWMEEPPQMEDRNGLIGD
- a CDS encoding DnaD domain-containing protein — protein: MTKCLVHESPILVLPSLAVKAGLNEAIILQQFHYWISSSRHEHEGRKWVYNTYEQWQKQFPFWSISTIRRTIAKLEKDGWIESRNYNKSKLDNTKWYSICYEKLSEVEGIDVEPDHELNQTEQLDESNRTDDLVNMDKPLPESTSENPAENSKQVEDAAQAADPLHFFEVNGFGYPGHYIREKITHWCTDLSKELVVEAMKMALERGVKNWKYAECILINWVDQDIQSLEDVQVLQKKHRESKKQRVPQRKQNKVRVEKIPEWLEKKEEYKQEEKDPILIEKKRKMIEIQQKYQGKENQR
- a CDS encoding RNA polymerase sigma factor; the encoded protein is MSIQKIESWFHDYHQDIYNFLIYYVGSTDVEDMLQEVFIRALKGIHTFRGDSNPKTWLFSIARNIAVDVKRKEKSDFQKVSALQNQIDVGNVHAATPEEAFELDQRKSELIAAIRTLKQNYQDVIFLRALKEFSIEETAEILGWKTNKVSVTYHRAIKTLRDHLIEKGGYPEWIDL
- a CDS encoding YCF48-related protein, whose product is MDRFMKEDQLVVKEINSLPQGKTLSEEKQSQILQALRLEHEKMEKLNRKKSIFRWIGSSVLIAAAASLFLVLALQQNDVKDLGEIKQHHPVKQVPSPAETFNDLYQDHPDFQPVFMDFEGGLWAVGEKDVYHLSNRKWTRVTPSGFSYNMNAPETGSAIFLSKERAVIAVQDPDNFKVKLYSTQDGGKTWSATSFGEMMTSVKMTSINENEIWLLGIGDAGMGSSAQIVYRSSDGGKTWDKVNEERTSGSKLDITFVDEKSGFMAIQSNYPGAQYFHTEDSGATWERKGLPIYPGIEPELQQPLANPTFFSNGNGVFPVRGDQSFLLYETKDNGQTWSADKPVLKTDYYINKVYFYDQRNGWLFTENSIYHTVNGGESWENYSDIPKFPFIHEIHFDSPENGQIISIEDGHSTLFTTDDGGKSWTETSFQ